A genomic window from Aethina tumida isolate Nest 87 chromosome 4, icAetTumi1.1, whole genome shotgun sequence includes:
- the LOC109594164 gene encoding zinc finger protein OZF-like — protein sequence MNMSVYLTAPLQIDKICRACLSERGDMRPLYGACLDEMLHSITSLKVAEGDGFPHLMCVQCVLQCSRAYTFKQQCERSDNILRNYLSPEFQTKLAQSIVDQHMKIELEEQLEFQGTISNVTVIEDGITEFVTYSTTNECEDELVKNETIYTLEAAKTALEVPIEALKDTQDPLLETEPQKLKYPCSKCDESFNLKVDLKVHMMTHPNDQEHVCTVCNKSFSEARILRRHSKIHLEKKPHQCDQCDMSFAESSNLSKHKKKHTGELRNIEGKPHLCSYCGRAFKWASSLSKHMKYHTGHKLLSCDYCGKQYVEARSLRIHIRSHTGERPYSCDICKKTFTQFCNLEKHLRVHTGEKPFLCPVCGKGFTQSGYVGIHMRIHTGAKPYVCQICGKKFAGSNTLTIHQRTHTGERPYSCKLCDKSFSRHETLVIHTRVHTGDKPHVCSVCKKGFTSAGHLSGHMRTHTGVKPHACQYCGKKFSGSSSLKSHLRTHTGVDTTKQFNCKFCNKSFAEHDRLQQHMAAIHQEIELDPTDLAKVETVELITADNQTIHVQTIGQL from the exons ATGAACATGAGCGTTTATCTGACTGCGCCCCTGCAAATCGACAAGATTTGCCGGGCCTGTTTGTCGGAAAGGGGTGACATGCGGCCGCTATATGGGGCATGTCTCGACGAAATGTTGCATTCTATCACTTCGCTCAAG GTGGCCGAAGGGGATGGATTTCCTCATCTTATGTGCGTGCAATGCGTTTTACAATGCAGCAGGGCCTACACGTTTAAACAGCAGTGCGAAAGATCTGATAATATTCTTCGAAATTATTTGTCGCCGGAATTTCAG acaaaattgGCACAGAGTATTGTGGACCAACACATGAAAATAGAATTAGAAGAACAACTCGAATTTCAAGGAACCATATCCAATGTGACTGTAATAGAAGATGGCATTACTGAATTTGTCACATATTCTACTACAAACGAGTGCGAAGATGAATTGGTTAAAAATGAAACGATATACACTTTAGAAGCAGCCAAAACTGCTTTGGAAGTACCAATTGAGGCACTAAAGGATACTCAG GATCCGTTGTTAGAAACGGAACCACAGAAACTAAAATACCCGTGCAGTAAATGCGACGAATCATTCAACTTGAAGGTAGATCTAAAAGTCCACATGATGACCCACCCTAACGACCAAGAACACGTTTGCACAGTATGCAACAAGTCGTTCTCCGAGGCGCGAATCCTACGTCGACATTCCAAGATCCATTTGGAGAAGAAGCCTCATCAGTGCGATCAATGCGACATGTCGTTTGCCGAGAGTTCGAATCTCAGCAAACACAAGAAGAAACACACCGGCGAGCTGCGAAATATCGAAGGTAAACCTCATCTGTGTTCGTATTGTGGGAGGGCGTTTAAGTGGGCGTCCAGTTTATCGAAACACATGAAGTATCACACGGGACACAAACTACTGAGCTGTGATTACTGCGGGAAACAGTATGTTGAG GCCAGAAGTTTGCGAATTCATATCAGGTCGCATACTGGAGAAAGACCTTACTCATGTGATATATGTAAGAAGACATTCACACAATTTTGTAACCTGGAAAAGCATCTTCGAGTACACACAGGGGAGAAGCCTTTCCTATGTCCTGTATGTGGGAAAGG CTTCACACAGTCCGGCTACGTGGGCATTCACATGCGAATACACACTGGTGCTAAACCGTACGTATGTCAGATCTGCGGTAAGAAGTTCGCCGGCTCTAACACACTTACCATCCACCAACGCACGCACACCGGCGAAAGACCCTACTCGTGCAAGCTTTGCGATAAGTCTTTCAGTCGACACGAGACGTTGGTGATACACACTCGGGTGCATACCGGAGATAAACCACATGTGTGCAGTGTCTGCAAGAAAGGATTTACGTCTGCCGGACATTTGTCTGGTCACATGAGAACGCACACTGGTGTTAAACCACATGCATGCCAGTACTGTGGtaaaaa GTTCTCCGGATCTAGTAGTTTAAAGTCGCATCTGCGCACTCACACTGGGGTAGATACAaccaaacaatttaattgcaaGTTCTGTAATAAATCGTTTGCTGAGCATGATAGACTTCAGCAACATATGGCCGCAATACATCAAGAGATTGAATTAGATCCTACAGATTTGGCTAAGGTTGAAACAGTGGAACTAAT aacTGCGGATAATCAAACAATACATGTACAAACAATAggacaattgtaa
- the LOC109594167 gene encoding dehydrogenase/reductase SDR family protein 7-like has translation MFVLQLLLKNKMNDLKKYYQSLNWLGSCCVAVTIPLIVFKVFRAICLKKRENSLIGKIVVITGASSGLGEALAHSFYKRGCQVVLCARRRQELDRVKTELLQTHCTVQTFPPIIIPLDLSDYKVLQTHVNKILSITGHIDILINNGGLSNRGTVLDTNMDVDMQLMLVNYFGSVALTKAILPSMIKKNEGHIVFISSIQGLIALPERSSYSASKHAMQAFSDSLRAEVASKNISVTVVSPGYIKTKLSLNALTGSGAAHGQMDKATEEGYTPEFVAEKIFSAVANKQKELVVSTFLPQIAIYLRKYFPSLYFYVMERRAKKAQLSFEVQN, from the exons ATGTTTGTATTGCAGCTCCTGCTTAAGAACAAAATGAACgacttgaaaaaatattatcagtcTTTGAATTGGTTGGGTTCCTGTTGTGTTGCAGTAACAATTCCTTTGATTGTATTTAAGGTATTCAGGGCAATATGTCTGAAGAAGAgggaaaatagtttaattggaAAG atTGTTGTGATTACTGGTGCAAGTTCTGGACTTGGAGAAGCGCTGGCACATTCATTTTACAAGAGGGGTTGTCAAGTAGTATTATGTGCTAGACGTAGACAAGAACTAGATAGAGTTAAGACTGAGTTACTACAAACTCATTGTACAGTTCAGACATTCCCACCCATTATTATACCTTTGGACTTGAGTGATTACAAAGTTCTCCAGACTCATGTCAATAAGATACTTTCCATTACTGGACacatagatattttaataaataatggagGTCTTTCAAACAGAGGGACAGTTCTTGATACAAACATGGATGTTGACATGCAACTTATGCTAGTCAATTATTTTGGATCAGTAGCTCTTACAAAAG CCATCTTGCCATCAATGATCAAAAAGAATGAGGGACACATTGTATTCATCAGTTCCATTCAAGGACTAATAGCATTGCCAGAAAGATCATCATACAGTGCATCCAAGCATGCCATGCAAGCTTTTAGTGACAGCCTAAGAGCAGAAGTagcatcaaaaaatatttctgtcaCAGTTGTAAGTCCTGGctacataaaaacaaaattgtcctTGAATGCCCTAACAGGTTCTGGAGCAGCACATGGGCAAATGGACAAGGCAACTGAAGAAGGATATACTCCAGAATTTGTTGCTGAGAAAATTTTCAGTGCTGTCGCCAATAAGCAGAAAGAACTGGTAGTGTCAACATTTTTGCCTCaaattgcaatttatttaaggaagtattttccttctttgtatttttatgtaatggaAAGAAGGGCAAAGAAGGCTCAACTTTCATTTGAAGtacaaaactaa
- the LOC109594162 gene encoding transmembrane protein 11-A, mitochondrial: MDAGGDRVLHSTNVAVIREVYDSEYSQHSFSMELEKALDSKCCVIVIEPSQLGDETARWISFGNCLHKTAVITGVASLVSGFMWKSSLTPQAHLSIFSLLCTGLYTASWQFDHCVKYQVERDPRKLVRLPILGAITSASPVVLVRKDDTRRKILHCTVSFAAAAFCIYKYYRIIK; the protein is encoded by the exons ATGGACGCCGGAGGGGACAG AGTGTTGCATTCAACCAATGTAGCTGTGATTCGGGAGGTCTACGACAGCGAATACTCGCAACACAGTTTCTCCATGGAACTGGAGAAGGCCTTGGACAGTAAATGTTGTGTTATAGTCATTGAACCTAGTCAATTGGGAGATGAGACTGCCCGTTGGATTAGTTTTGGAAATTGTCTTCATAAAACTGCTGTAATTACTGGAGTAGCTTCATTAGTATCAG GTTTTATGTGGAAAAGCAGTTTGACACCCCAAGCACATCTCAGTATATTTTCTCTGCTGTGTACTGGCTTATACACAGCATCGTGGCAATTTGATCACTGTGTAAAATATCAA GTGGAGAGAGACCCCCGTAAATTAGTGAGACTACCCATTTTAGGAGCAATCACATCAGCATCACCAGTTGTTCTTGTCAGAAAGGATGACACAAGGAGgaaaattttacattgtacTGTATCGTTTGCGGCAGCAGCTTTTTGTATATACAAGTACTAcagaattatcaaataa